A region from the Ancylothrix sp. D3o genome encodes:
- a CDS encoding HAD family hydrolase, with protein sequence MQLKEVKKLSEVIQIAISATFTAELVEESLAFWMRALDLGCKIAFAPYNQVFQQLLDPSSVLLQNSKGINVILLRIEDWEREDERAGLGVGLSERAKGQIEKTVGEFAAALKSALTGVSQPFLICFCPPSVAAAADRNRWHFYQEMEAMVCSLLAGVRGVYIATSGEISEVYGVENYYDSYTDELGNVPYTAVFFAALGTFLARKIRAILMPSYKVIVLDCDGTIWKGVVGEEGVMGIEMDAPRQFLQEFMVRQSEAGMLICLCSKNNEGDVLEVFEKRFDLALKREHLVAWRINWQPKSENIKSLAKQLNLGLDSFVFIDDNPVECAEVEANFPEVLTLLLPEKSEDICRFLNHVWVFDHAGVTEEDKLRTELYKQNAKREELRAKSLTLGNFLEGLGLEVEIGEITPAQLGRVSQLTLRTNQFNFTTIRRSESEIKQLLESQELEGLRVEVRDRFGDYGLVGLILFGCDKNKLRVDTFLLSCRTLGRGVEHRMLAKLGKIAADRGVSGVELVYLKTKKNEPALNFLESLGVEKIAVGEGFGFWVPVDVAAAVSYKPTGEEEDNTVVGNGNFLEAKQAEKRGDEDVFMRRRMLARIASEFYDAEEIFRKIESLKETSRRDISVSYVAPRNAVEEILSSIWAAVLGVDAVGVEDNFFELGGHSLLMTQLLSRVRENFQVELTMPRFFEAPTVAGLAKVLKEDDGVPVDVESIADVLKMLNEISEEEAQALLLKKTGNGAVVEIENIEKDRGLLENKPVDVGNSSYYRVADLEVVELPNKDALVYSRSSGVSKVLKAEMVRILSQCGEFKSLQDHADKIGKNKGLFGEGKAGLAELAEAGFLISKDEVFAKYNSRAKDETVPLIASVGMVSCNRIDGAKRALSSYIENSKEYGKDNDFVLLDDSAKPATQDGYRQMLQEVKKEYGVEVYYGGIEEKEAFAKALIEAGNLPAEVVNFGLFDVDKTGASPGANRNALTLHSVGDMIFSADDDTVCRLVASPEMREGLAFSSSADPSDYWMFRDRQNTLDGVKFTEQDLLGSHEELLGQNLGAIVDKMPTDFDKIDNEFLGRLEKGNGKVLVTFNGLAGDCGWGAPFGFWGAPMGYLLLAEKSHRRLVESESSYRMALTSREILRSVNRRTITDDSFGMTTFVGLDNRDLLPPFLPVRRGQDLIFTKMVWECFSEGFFGHLPWALLHEPVENRKFWPGEIFRTASGFDTAKLMIECVKSCEFGRGGNASERLRILGRHLCELGNLPAGEFEEFIRLQTWRSSQGFIRLAEERLQSCGESPKFWANDVRKYLDILCKSLTTEEYFVPLDLLQGRNINDARKLAQSLVYKFGQLVLWWPEIVATAKDLRGKGVRLARPV encoded by the coding sequence ATGCAATTAAAAGAAGTTAAAAAATTATCTGAAGTTATACAAATTGCTATTAGTGCTACGTTTACAGCCGAGTTAGTTGAAGAATCTCTGGCGTTTTGGATGCGGGCGCTTGATTTGGGTTGCAAAATTGCGTTTGCTCCTTATAATCAAGTTTTCCAGCAACTTCTTGATCCGTCAAGTGTGTTGTTACAAAATTCTAAAGGAATTAATGTAATTTTATTGCGAATAGAAGATTGGGAAAGAGAAGATGAGCGTGCGGGTTTAGGGGTGGGGCTTTCGGAGAGGGCAAAAGGGCAAATTGAAAAAACAGTGGGAGAGTTTGCGGCTGCGCTGAAATCGGCATTGACAGGGGTTTCGCAGCCTTTTTTAATTTGTTTTTGTCCGCCTTCGGTAGCGGCGGCGGCTGACAGAAACCGCTGGCATTTTTATCAGGAAATGGAGGCGATGGTGTGTTCGTTGCTGGCGGGGGTGAGGGGGGTTTATATTGCGACTTCTGGGGAAATTTCCGAAGTTTATGGGGTGGAAAATTATTATGATTCTTATACAGATGAGTTAGGAAATGTTCCTTATACTGCGGTGTTTTTTGCGGCGCTTGGTACTTTTTTGGCTAGGAAAATTCGGGCAATTTTAATGCCAAGTTATAAGGTGATTGTGCTTGATTGTGATGGGACGATTTGGAAAGGTGTGGTGGGTGAAGAAGGGGTGATGGGGATTGAAATGGATGCGCCGCGTCAATTTTTGCAAGAGTTTATGGTGAGGCAAAGTGAGGCGGGGATGCTGATTTGTCTGTGTAGTAAAAATAATGAGGGGGATGTTTTAGAGGTTTTTGAAAAGCGCTTTGATTTGGCGCTCAAGCGAGAGCATCTTGTGGCATGGCGGATTAATTGGCAACCAAAGTCTGAGAATATTAAGTCTTTGGCAAAGCAGTTAAATTTAGGGTTGGATAGTTTTGTTTTTATTGATGATAATCCGGTGGAATGTGCGGAAGTTGAGGCGAATTTTCCAGAGGTTTTGACGCTGCTTTTGCCGGAAAAGTCGGAGGATATTTGTCGGTTTTTAAATCATGTTTGGGTGTTTGATCATGCTGGGGTTACGGAGGAAGATAAGCTGCGAACTGAACTTTATAAACAAAATGCCAAACGTGAGGAGTTACGGGCTAAGTCTTTGACGCTGGGGAATTTTTTGGAGGGGTTGGGTTTAGAGGTTGAGATTGGGGAAATTACACCGGCACAGTTGGGGAGGGTTTCGCAATTGACGCTGCGAACAAATCAGTTTAATTTTACAACAATTCGCCGTTCGGAAAGTGAAATTAAACAGTTGTTGGAGTCGCAAGAATTGGAGGGTTTAAGGGTTGAGGTGCGAGATCGGTTTGGGGATTATGGGTTGGTGGGTTTGATTTTGTTTGGCTGTGATAAGAATAAGTTGAGGGTTGATACTTTTTTACTGAGTTGTCGTACTTTGGGGCGGGGTGTTGAACATCGAATGCTGGCAAAGTTAGGAAAAATTGCGGCTGATCGGGGTGTTTCTGGGGTGGAGTTGGTTTATTTGAAAACGAAGAAAAATGAGCCGGCTTTGAATTTTTTGGAAAGTTTGGGGGTGGAAAAAATAGCGGTTGGGGAGGGGTTTGGTTTTTGGGTGCCGGTGGATGTGGCGGCGGCTGTGAGTTATAAGCCAACGGGGGAGGAGGAAGATAATACAGTTGTGGGAAATGGGAATTTTTTGGAGGCAAAACAAGCTGAAAAAAGAGGGGATGAAGATGTTTTTATGAGGCGGAGAATGCTGGCGCGTATTGCGTCTGAGTTTTATGATGCTGAGGAAATTTTTAGAAAAATTGAGTCTCTAAAAGAAACGAGTCGGCGTGATATTTCTGTGAGTTATGTGGCACCACGAAATGCGGTTGAAGAGATTTTATCTAGTATTTGGGCTGCGGTTTTGGGGGTTGATGCGGTTGGGGTGGAGGATAATTTTTTTGAGTTGGGTGGGCATTCTTTGTTGATGACGCAACTTTTGAGTCGGGTGCGGGAAAATTTTCAGGTTGAGTTGACTATGCCGCGTTTTTTTGAGGCGCCTACGGTGGCGGGTTTGGCAAAGGTTTTGAAAGAGGATGATGGGGTGCCGGTGGATGTGGAAAGTATTGCGGATGTTTTGAAAATGTTAAATGAAATTTCGGAAGAAGAGGCGCAAGCTTTGCTTTTGAAAAAGACTGGCAATGGTGCGGTTGTTGAGATAGAAAATATCGAAAAAGATAGGGGTTTGCTGGAAAATAAGCCGGTGGATGTGGGGAATTCTAGCTATTATCGTGTGGCTGATTTGGAAGTGGTGGAGTTGCCAAATAAGGATGCTTTGGTTTATTCGAGGAGTAGTGGGGTTAGCAAGGTTTTGAAGGCGGAAATGGTGAGGATTTTGTCGCAGTGTGGGGAGTTTAAATCTTTGCAGGATCATGCTGATAAGATTGGGAAAAATAAGGGTTTGTTTGGTGAGGGAAAAGCTGGGCTTGCTGAATTGGCGGAAGCTGGGTTTTTGATTTCTAAAGATGAGGTTTTTGCTAAGTATAATTCACGGGCAAAGGATGAAACTGTGCCTTTAATTGCCTCGGTGGGAATGGTGAGTTGCAATCGTATTGATGGGGCAAAACGGGCTTTGTCTAGTTATATTGAGAATAGTAAGGAATATGGCAAAGACAATGATTTTGTGCTTTTAGATGATTCTGCGAAACCGGCAACTCAAGATGGTTATCGCCAGATGTTGCAAGAAGTTAAAAAAGAGTATGGGGTTGAGGTTTATTATGGGGGAATTGAGGAGAAAGAAGCGTTTGCTAAGGCTTTGATTGAGGCGGGAAATTTGCCGGCTGAGGTAGTGAATTTTGGTTTGTTTGATGTGGATAAAACGGGCGCTTCTCCGGGGGCAAATCGCAATGCTTTGACGCTTCATAGTGTTGGAGATATGATTTTTAGTGCGGATGATGATACGGTTTGCCGGTTGGTGGCTTCGCCGGAAATGAGGGAGGGTTTGGCGTTTTCTTCGAGTGCTGATCCTTCGGATTATTGGATGTTTAGAGATAGGCAAAATACGCTGGATGGGGTGAAGTTTACTGAGCAAGATTTGCTGGGAAGCCATGAGGAGTTGTTGGGGCAAAATTTGGGGGCAATTGTTGATAAAATGCCGACAGATTTTGATAAAATAGATAATGAGTTTTTAGGCCGGCTGGAAAAAGGAAATGGCAAAGTTTTGGTGACGTTTAATGGGTTAGCAGGAGATTGTGGATGGGGTGCGCCGTTTGGTTTTTGGGGTGCGCCGATGGGATATTTATTGTTGGCAGAAAAGTCTCACCGGCGTTTGGTGGAGTCGGAATCAAGTTATCGGATGGCTTTAACGAGTCGGGAGATTTTAAGAAGTGTGAACCGGCGGACTATTACGGATGATAGTTTTGGGATGACGACGTTTGTGGGGTTAGATAATCGGGATTTGTTGCCGCCGTTTTTGCCTGTTCGTCGGGGTCAAGATTTGATTTTTACCAAGATGGTATGGGAGTGTTTTTCGGAGGGATTTTTTGGTCATTTACCTTGGGCATTATTGCATGAGCCGGTGGAGAATCGCAAGTTTTGGCCGGGAGAAATTTTTAGGACGGCTTCGGGTTTTGATACGGCTAAGTTGATGATTGAATGTGTTAAATCTTGCGAATTTGGTAGGGGGGGGAATGCAAGTGAGAGGTTGCGAATTTTAGGCCGGCATTTGTGTGAGTTGGGGAATTTGCCGGCGGGGGAATTTGAGGAGTTTATTCGCTTGCAAACTTGGCGCAGTAGTCAAGGTTTTATTCGTTTGGCTGAGGAACGTTTACAAAGCTGTGGGGAGTCGCCGAAGTTTTGGGCAAATGATGTGAGGAAATATTTGGATATTTTGTGTAAGTCTTTGACGACGGAGGAGTATTTTGTGCCTTTAGATTTGTTGCAAGGAAGGAATATTAATGATGCACGCAAACTTGCTCAAAGTTTGGTATATAAGTTTGGGCAGCTTGTTTTGTGGTGGCCGGAAATTGTGGCAACTGCGAAAGATTTACGCGGCAAAGGTGTCAGGTTGGCAAGGCCGGTTTGA
- a CDS encoding Uma2 family endonuclease, whose translation MTVEATQEPIVETMNVEDDWVPELPPTDLIFDDGEPLESNRHRIGMNVLIRSLLVAFADRNDYFSGGNMFIYYSTEQVRNKDFRGPDFFVVLNVDGSKQRQGWVIWEENGRFPDVIVELMSPSTAKVDTGKKKELYEQTFRTSDYFVYDPFDPNSLRGWHLHLDTGYQELTRNERGWLWCQRLGLWLGTWPGIIDRETAVWLRFYDADGNLVPLPEEAEKQRADAAVEEAENQRQEAENQRQEAENQRRRAEIAEQEGLKQGAQRQLLRLISVRFKEVPADLETRLQLLDLPLLENLVEVGMTVNSLSEFIEQLP comes from the coding sequence ATGACCGTAGAAGCAACTCAAGAGCCAATCGTTGAAACTATGAATGTTGAGGACGATTGGGTTCCTGAACTACCACCAACAGATTTAATTTTTGATGACGGAGAACCTTTGGAAAGTAACCGGCACCGCATTGGAATGAACGTCCTCATCCGCTCGTTACTCGTCGCTTTTGCGGATCGTAACGATTATTTTTCTGGGGGCAATATGTTCATTTATTACAGCACAGAGCAGGTACGAAATAAAGATTTTCGTGGCCCTGACTTTTTTGTTGTTTTAAATGTTGATGGTTCTAAACAACGACAAGGTTGGGTAATTTGGGAAGAAAACGGTCGTTTTCCTGATGTGATTGTAGAACTTATGTCACCTTCGACAGCAAAAGTTGATACAGGAAAGAAAAAAGAACTCTATGAGCAAACTTTCCGCACATCAGATTATTTTGTGTACGATCCTTTTGATCCCAATTCTTTACGAGGATGGCATTTGCATCTCGATACCGGCTATCAAGAACTAACCCGAAATGAGCGCGGTTGGTTATGGTGTCAACGCTTGGGGTTGTGGTTAGGAACTTGGCCCGGAATCATTGACCGAGAAACAGCCGTTTGGTTGCGTTTTTATGATGCTGATGGTAATTTAGTTCCGTTACCAGAAGAAGCAGAAAAACAACGAGCAGATGCGGCTGTTGAGGAAGCTGAAAACCAACGCCAGGAAGCTGAAAACCAACGCCAAGAAGCCGAAAACCAACGCCGGCGAGCAGAAATTGCCGAACAAGAAGGCTTAAAACAAGGAGCCCAGCGGCAGTTATTGCGGTTAATTTCGGTGCGGTTTAAAGAAGTGCCGGCAGACTTAGAAACTCGCTTGCAACTTCTTGATTTACCCCTACTTGAAAATTTAGTTGAGGTAGGAATGACAGTAAATTCTCTCTCAGAATTTATTGAGCAATTACCTTAA
- the pap gene encoding polyphosphate:AMP phosphotransferase, whose amino-acid sequence MLENLDLNLTLDKEAYKAQIETLMRQLRELQQACWERKLPVIVVLEGWAAAGKGALVKNMVGYMDPRGFAVHPIWPATPQEQQYPFLWRFWQNLPARGSIGIFYHSWYTHVLEDRLFNRLETADVPTAMRQINAFERQLIDDGVAIAKFWIHLSKKEMKNRLKKTAEDELLAWRVRPEDWHQANKYRQYANFAEEMVIQTGTGHAPWTLVEGDCQRWARVKVLTKMATTITEALDRFQSFCLPTPRPPQNKLDAIEPDFLAQIDLSQSLTKEEYKEQLRLEQTELTKLQRSIYEHQKPVLALFEGWDAAGKGGAIKRLTDVLDPRSYKVNAFAAPTDEEKAHHYLWRFWRKLPKAGTFGIFDRSWYGRVLVERVEGFASESEWRRAYQEINEFEEQLTSAGYVVLKFWLHISQEEQLNRFTDRGDNDFKKHKLTAEDWRNREKWPLYDVAVNQMIERTSTPTAPWTIVAADNKYFARVKVIKTVTQAISTAFKKGR is encoded by the coding sequence ATGTTAGAAAATCTCGACCTCAATCTAACTCTCGACAAAGAAGCCTACAAAGCACAAATCGAAACTCTCATGCGCCAACTGCGCGAACTGCAACAAGCTTGCTGGGAAAGAAAATTACCAGTTATTGTTGTTTTAGAAGGGTGGGCAGCCGCCGGCAAAGGAGCATTAGTTAAAAACATGGTAGGCTATATGGACCCGCGAGGTTTTGCCGTTCATCCCATCTGGCCGGCCACTCCTCAAGAACAACAATATCCGTTTTTATGGCGGTTTTGGCAAAACTTGCCGGCGCGTGGAAGCATCGGAATTTTCTATCACAGTTGGTACACTCATGTGTTAGAAGACCGGCTTTTTAATCGCCTCGAAACCGCAGATGTACCCACCGCTATGCGCCAAATTAATGCCTTTGAAAGGCAACTCATTGATGATGGCGTAGCCATTGCTAAATTCTGGATTCATCTAAGCAAAAAAGAAATGAAAAACCGGCTCAAAAAAACTGCCGAAGATGAATTATTAGCATGGCGAGTTCGCCCCGAAGATTGGCATCAAGCAAATAAATATCGTCAGTATGCTAACTTTGCCGAAGAAATGGTCATTCAAACCGGCACCGGTCACGCACCTTGGACACTCGTTGAAGGAGATTGTCAACGCTGGGCACGAGTCAAAGTTTTAACAAAAATGGCAACAACAATTACCGAAGCCTTAGACCGTTTCCAAAGTTTTTGTTTGCCCACACCCCGTCCTCCCCAAAACAAACTTGATGCCATTGAACCGGATTTTTTAGCTCAAATTGATTTGTCTCAAAGTTTAACAAAAGAAGAGTACAAAGAGCAATTGCGCCTCGAACAAACCGAATTAACAAAACTGCAACGTAGCATTTACGAACATCAAAAGCCGGTCTTAGCATTATTTGAAGGATGGGATGCAGCCGGCAAAGGAGGCGCCATTAAACGCTTAACCGATGTGCTCGATCCTCGCAGTTATAAAGTCAATGCCTTTGCGGCGCCAACTGATGAAGAAAAAGCCCATCATTATCTGTGGCGATTTTGGCGAAAATTACCGAAAGCCGGCACTTTTGGAATTTTTGACCGCAGTTGGTATGGGCGGGTGTTAGTGGAGCGTGTAGAAGGCTTTGCCAGCGAATCTGAATGGCGACGTGCCTATCAAGAAATCAACGAATTTGAAGAGCAATTAACCAGTGCCGGTTATGTGGTGCTAAAATTTTGGCTACATATTAGTCAAGAAGAGCAATTAAACCGGTTTACTGATCGCGGAGATAATGACTTTAAAAAACACAAACTAACCGCCGAAGATTGGCGTAATCGAGAAAAATGGCCGCTTTATGATGTGGCCGTAAACCAAATGATTGAACGCACCAGCACCCCAACCGCTCCTTGGACAATTGTAGCGGCAGATAATAAATATTTTGCCCGCGTTAAAGTCATTAAAACCGTTACCCAAGCCATTAGTACCGCTTTTAAAAAAGGCCGGTAG
- a CDS encoding pentapeptide repeat-containing protein, protein MYLTLLPQRSESQPKTNSRKQNMEVENLLKLYEKGQRDFAGADLQGADLSGVTLIEVNLAGANLMGANLSRTFLTKSNLSDAYLNWANLSYTKFSEGTLTDADLTKANLCGAFLVKSDLEKAKLSGANLTGTNLRNANLQRVNLCGANLTDANLRNANLRRANLNWANLAGARLSGADLESAFLNGVNLSKAFLNGVELDGADLNGVDLSQAKLSAINLQNANLIAANFQQAKLRGGSLAGANLAGCDLRAALLTKANLNWSNLTQADLTGADLSDAHLVGAKIEGADFTDVKLPEETRRYLSLIATGITAWSKKETRETLSN, encoded by the coding sequence ATGTATTTAACCTTACTTCCCCAACGTTCCGAAAGCCAACCGAAAACGAACTCAAGAAAGCAAAATATGGAAGTAGAAAACCTGCTAAAACTGTACGAAAAAGGACAAAGAGACTTTGCCGGCGCCGACTTGCAAGGAGCGGACTTAAGCGGCGTAACATTAATAGAAGTTAATCTGGCCGGTGCAAACTTGATGGGAGCTAATCTCAGCCGGACATTTTTAACCAAATCAAACTTGAGTGATGCCTATTTAAACTGGGCAAATTTAAGTTATACAAAATTCAGCGAAGGAACGCTTACCGACGCCGACTTAACGAAAGCAAATCTCTGTGGTGCTTTTTTGGTAAAAAGTGATTTGGAAAAAGCAAAACTCAGCGGTGCCAACCTCACCGGCACAAACCTCCGCAACGCAAATTTACAGCGCGTAAACTTATGCGGAGCAAATTTAACTGATGCCAACCTCCGCAATGCAAACCTGCGCCGAGCGAATTTAAACTGGGCAAATTTGGCCGGTGCCCGACTGAGTGGAGCCGATTTGGAAAGTGCATTTTTAAATGGAGTTAACCTCAGTAAAGCTTTTTTGAACGGAGTTGAACTTGACGGAGCGGATCTCAATGGAGTGGACTTGAGCCAAGCAAAATTAAGCGCAATAAACTTGCAAAATGCTAATTTAATTGCCGCAAATTTTCAACAGGCAAAGTTGCGGGGGGGTAGTTTAGCGGGAGCAAATCTAGCCGGTTGTGATTTGCGGGCTGCCCTCCTGACAAAAGCCAATTTAAACTGGAGTAATTTAACTCAAGCTGATTTAACCGGCGCTGATTTAAGCGATGCTCATTTAGTGGGAGCAAAAATAGAAGGAGCGGATTTCACGGATGTAAAATTACCCGAAGAAACCCGCCGATATCTGTCTTTAATTGCCACCGGCATCACCGCTTGGAGCAAAAAAGAAACGAGGGAAACATTAAGTAATTAG